One genomic window of Terriglobales bacterium includes the following:
- a CDS encoding metallophosphoesterase family protein, which yields MSEKRFTVGVISDTHGLLRPQALAALKGSDYIVHAGDVGSPEIIGQLAEIAPVTAVRGNVDTEAWARKLPETNVLQVGGVSLYVLHDLAQLDLNAAAAGFAAVISGHSHKPKHELRDGVLYLNPGSAGPRRFKLPVTVARLHVVGLKLKPEIVHLQV from the coding sequence ATGAGTGAAAAGCGCTTTACCGTGGGAGTGATCTCGGATACGCATGGCCTTTTGCGTCCGCAGGCTCTGGCAGCTCTAAAAGGTTCCGATTACATCGTTCATGCCGGTGATGTGGGGTCGCCAGAAATTATTGGACAGCTCGCCGAGATAGCCCCCGTGACTGCGGTTCGTGGCAATGTAGATACGGAGGCATGGGCACGGAAGCTGCCTGAGACTAATGTTCTCCAGGTCGGAGGCGTATCTCTTTACGTGCTTCACGATTTGGCGCAACTGGATTTGAATGCGGCTGCGGCCGGATTTGCAGCGGTGATCTCGGGTCACTCTCACAAGCCCAAGCACGAACTCCGCGACGGAGTGCTCTATTTAAATCCCGGCAGCGCAGGACCAAGACGTTTCAAACTGCCGGTGACGGTGGCACGGCTACACGTGGTCGGGTTGAAGCTGAAACCCGAGATCGTTCACCTGCAGGTTTGA
- a CDS encoding zf-HC2 domain-containing protein, which yields MPELPKFVIERLRNSTAHRDTLHHGDAGHPDADLLTAFQERSLTNPEQMRVLHHLAGCSDCRELLALSLPEGEEIRIPSTSAARFHFLRPPIFRWAAVASAVAVLAVAVMVQRPQQTLPARSSATKMAAPQLPNPAREVVSAAQPPMANETRASNESKPSAFAALKESRPARRSAANTLAKKDAVRLQGLKSAAVATPSADLLARAESAAGRASETSEVNVAAETAPAGAVGKLPATAPTAQEEISSRADASPSQYAYPTTSARRVVSQSAAPGVLADAKTKKQVPPLRWSLSPSGGLLRSADGISWIPIAVGEPASFRVLSVIGSDIWAGGSAGTLFHSPDSGRRWQRIWPSVDGIELKDDITRLQFSDSRHGAITTSVNQRWMTDDGGQSWRKSPE from the coding sequence TTGCCAGAACTACCAAAATTCGTAATTGAGCGGCTGCGGAACTCGACAGCTCATCGGGATACGCTACATCATGGGGATGCCGGCCATCCGGATGCCGATCTGCTCACCGCATTCCAGGAAAGATCGTTGACCAACCCGGAGCAGATGCGAGTGCTGCACCACTTGGCGGGATGTTCCGACTGTCGCGAGCTCCTCGCGCTCTCCCTCCCCGAGGGGGAGGAAATTCGAATCCCGTCCACGTCCGCGGCGCGCTTCCACTTCTTACGGCCGCCAATATTTCGTTGGGCCGCTGTGGCCTCTGCGGTGGCAGTCCTCGCAGTGGCTGTAATGGTTCAGCGGCCGCAGCAGACCCTACCGGCGAGATCTTCGGCAACAAAGATGGCGGCTCCGCAATTGCCGAATCCTGCCCGCGAAGTGGTCTCGGCGGCACAACCGCCAATGGCTAATGAAACACGTGCCTCCAATGAGTCTAAGCCGTCTGCGTTCGCGGCCTTGAAGGAAAGCCGACCGGCACGAAGGTCCGCTGCAAACACGTTAGCCAAGAAGGATGCCGTCCGGCTACAGGGGCTGAAGAGCGCTGCTGTCGCGACTCCTTCTGCCGACCTGCTTGCTCGTGCCGAGTCAGCCGCGGGGCGTGCTTCAGAGACGAGCGAGGTCAACGTAGCTGCCGAGACCGCTCCTGCTGGAGCCGTGGGGAAGTTACCGGCCACCGCGCCCACCGCACAGGAAGAAATCAGTTCCCGAGCGGACGCTTCACCATCTCAGTACGCCTACCCCACCACGTCGGCTCGCAGGGTAGTGTCACAGTCGGCTGCTCCCGGAGTGCTTGCTGACGCCAAGACTAAAAAACAAGTTCCACCGCTGCGCTGGTCGCTTTCACCTAGCGGCGGCCTGCTGCGTTCTGCTGACGGAATAAGTTGGATTCCCATTGCAGTCGGGGAACCGGCCTCGTTCCGGGTTTTGTCTGTCATAGGCTCAGATATATGGGCGGGCGGCTCGGCGGGTACCCTGTTCCACTCTCCCGATTCAGGGCGGCGCTGGCAGCGCATTTGGCCAAGTGTTGACGGAATAGAACTGAAAGACGATATAACCCGGCTGCAGTTCTCAGACAGCCGTCACGGTGCCATCACCACGTCCGTCAATCAGAGATGGATGACGGACGATGGTGGGCAATCCTGGCGCAAATCGCCCGAATAA
- a CDS encoding TonB-dependent receptor, giving the protein MTTHRLLLFVLISSSMSLQAQNPLPTQAVERASGAVDARIKALEERIIALEGQVRVLKSQQVAQAAAPAPAPVAPAPSAPAPTVQVEAAPSAGPLPVYGGASAAAKALNPDISAIGDFIATGGGNSIRPSPALQMHESELGLQAIIDPYARGDFFLSFGESGVNLEEGYITFTALPAGFVARAGKMRSAFGKVNTMHNHVLPWVDRPLVSENLVGGEDGINDAGFSIERILPAPKGIFLQATGQVFRGDSDEVFKSFRKSDVSTVAHLRGYRDITESTNLDLGLSYARGHNDLGSNFLTQLYGIDATVRWKPLRRAIYHSFIGRTELIWSQRQQLPLEQRSFGFYTSGDYQLGRRWFIGGRYDWADRSRNGRFTDKGGSAVLTYWPSEFSQIRGQYRFTHYAEGLDANEVLMQIQFSLGAHGAHPF; this is encoded by the coding sequence ATGACAACCCACAGGCTCTTGCTCTTTGTGTTGATCTCAAGCTCGATGTCTCTCCAGGCGCAGAATCCCCTACCCACTCAGGCAGTGGAGCGGGCTTCGGGGGCTGTAGATGCCAGGATCAAAGCTCTCGAAGAGCGCATTATCGCGCTCGAAGGGCAGGTTCGCGTTCTTAAGAGTCAACAGGTGGCGCAAGCCGCAGCGCCGGCCCCGGCGCCAGTCGCGCCCGCGCCATCTGCCCCGGCCCCCACCGTGCAAGTAGAGGCGGCGCCTTCCGCGGGCCCCTTGCCGGTTTACGGTGGTGCTTCAGCCGCAGCCAAGGCGCTGAATCCGGACATAAGCGCCATAGGCGACTTCATCGCCACCGGGGGAGGGAATTCCATCCGGCCGTCGCCAGCTCTTCAAATGCACGAATCGGAGCTCGGCTTGCAAGCCATTATTGATCCCTACGCGCGCGGCGATTTTTTTCTGTCATTCGGTGAGAGCGGCGTGAATCTTGAGGAGGGATACATTACTTTCACGGCGCTGCCTGCCGGGTTTGTCGCGCGCGCCGGCAAGATGCGTTCAGCATTCGGTAAAGTAAATACCATGCACAATCACGTGCTGCCCTGGGTGGACCGGCCTCTGGTAAGCGAAAATCTGGTCGGTGGCGAGGATGGTATCAATGACGCGGGTTTCTCCATTGAGCGTATTCTGCCGGCGCCTAAGGGAATCTTCCTGCAAGCCACCGGACAGGTATTTCGTGGTGACTCAGATGAAGTCTTTAAGTCGTTCCGCAAAAGCGATGTGAGCACGGTAGCCCACCTGCGCGGTTACCGCGATATTACGGAGTCCACCAATCTCGACCTGGGACTCTCCTATGCGCGTGGGCACAACGATCTCGGCTCCAATTTCCTGACCCAGCTGTACGGGATCGATGCGACTGTTCGGTGGAAGCCTTTACGCCGCGCCATCTATCATTCTTTTATTGGCCGCACAGAGCTGATTTGGAGCCAGCGGCAACAACTTCCGCTGGAGCAGCGCAGCTTCGGCTTCTACACCTCAGGGGATTACCAGTTGGGCCGCCGCTGGTTCATCGGTGGGCGGTACGATTGGGCTGATCGCAGCCGCAATGGCAGGTTCACCGATAAAGGCGGGTCCGCGGTGCTGACCTACTGGCCGAGTGAATTTAGCCAGATTCGCGGCCAATATCGCTTTACCCATTACGCTGAGGGTCTGGATGCCAACGAAGTGCTGATGCAAATACAATTTTCCTTGGGAGCGCACGGCGCTCACCCGTTCTAG
- a CDS encoding sigma-70 family RNA polymerase sigma factor — MGRNSNPGEPPFVAVLQAISSDLFRKSGAQEFGVSESEFRNLLQRVASKCLSASASAKDARCFFEGLHLPELALAQACADGNDSAWQKFMLLYRAKLYSMALHIAKEDSAAHDLAESVYADLFGLRTRDGCRLSKLSSYTGRGSLEGWLRTVLAQQYIDRYRTQRRLVSLDEQVEDVPVPTGKNGADPLNHAAGVVDSRLKAAVDASLASLAADESFMLSAYYLDQRRLVEIAQMLGVHASSISRRLDKLAGMLRKRIVANLVRLGLDRRRAEELLDVDVRDLEVNVRQHLTQKSRVPPFSKEGRARTQTSNAPE, encoded by the coding sequence GTGGGCAGAAATTCCAATCCGGGCGAACCGCCGTTCGTAGCGGTCTTGCAGGCAATCAGTTCAGACTTGTTCCGCAAAAGCGGCGCGCAGGAATTTGGCGTCAGCGAAAGCGAATTCCGCAATCTGCTGCAACGGGTTGCTTCGAAGTGTCTGTCGGCGAGCGCGTCGGCCAAAGATGCACGCTGCTTTTTTGAGGGCCTGCACCTTCCAGAATTGGCCCTGGCCCAGGCATGCGCGGATGGCAACGATTCTGCGTGGCAGAAATTTATGCTGCTGTACCGCGCCAAACTTTACTCGATGGCCCTGCACATAGCCAAGGAGGATTCAGCGGCGCACGATTTGGCAGAGTCTGTTTACGCGGACCTGTTTGGCTTGCGGACCCGTGACGGCTGCCGCCTTTCGAAGCTATCCTCGTACACCGGACGAGGATCGCTGGAAGGTTGGCTGCGTACAGTTCTTGCCCAGCAGTACATCGATCGTTACCGCACCCAAAGACGGTTGGTGAGCCTTGACGAGCAAGTCGAGGATGTGCCGGTCCCCACAGGCAAGAACGGAGCCGATCCACTCAACCACGCCGCTGGCGTGGTAGACAGCCGTTTGAAGGCGGCGGTGGATGCGTCGTTGGCATCGCTCGCTGCCGACGAGAGCTTTATGCTCTCGGCTTACTATCTCGACCAGCGCAGGTTAGTGGAGATCGCGCAGATGTTGGGTGTGCACGCCTCCAGCATCAGCCGGCGTCTCGACAAGCTGGCTGGCATGCTGCGCAAGCGGATCGTGGCGAATCTGGTGCGGCTCGGGCTGGATCGTCGCCGAGCCGAGGAGTTGCTGGATGTGGATGTCCGCGATCTGGAGGTAAATGTCCGGCAACATTTGACGCAAAAATCGCGGGTGCCCCCGTTCTCTAAAGAAGGGCGGGCCCGTACTCAGACCAGCAATGCACCGGAGTGA
- the lptF gene encoding LPS export ABC transporter permease LptF has translation MRIFTRYILAEVLSHAAIGAAVFTFVIFLRDLERILELVVRASAPLPSVAELFFFTIPTALTLTIPMGVLVGILIGLSRLAADSEITAMRASGIGASTFLRITSIFVVAAWGLAMINNIYWAPASAAALDRLQDRLKSSQVSFEVQPRVFYEGFRNIVLYIGDVIPTSRSAVWKNVFMADVSNPSAPKIIIAQEGMAVSDSPQTVHLHLKNGSQHEVVPRHPEQYSITSFAQTDIPIPLPAPENQGQLPVAELGMRALLRDAAKAKDPNQSRLDMIEFQRRFALPTACLVLGLVGIPLGLSSKKGGKSTGVVLTIVLVFAYYFISLFGVSLARQGKLSPVIGVWLANALFFAGGLFLFWRVDRMPMEIGSVRNLWLDLQQRLAMKRQAMTRARQRSTFERVYRRRRFFSMDFPLIIDDYILREFVTYLAMIVSTFLILVLVFTFFELLTDIVRNHIPFAIVGEYLLTVAPYLIYNTTPISMLLAVLVTLGLMEKSSEITAMKASGISIYRIIAPLLLIGAVLAGGLFFFDQFYLPRVNRRQDALRNLIKGKPPQTYLRPDHRWIVGQNSTIYYYEFFDPEFNHFAKIQAFQFNPINFQIAKRVYADRAHWEESLPNWVFERGWSRTFYGSAIRDYNKFDVSTFAQLDEPPNYFKKEVKQSSEMNTEQLRRYIDDLEQAGFDVVRLKVQLQEKFSFPLVTVVMALLAIPFALSAGRRGALTGVSIALGIAATYMVVTRLFEAMGNFSQLPPTMAAWSPDLIFALVGGYLVLKVPT, from the coding sequence ATGAGGATATTTACCCGCTACATTCTTGCCGAAGTGCTGTCACATGCCGCGATCGGCGCGGCGGTGTTTACCTTCGTCATTTTTCTGCGGGACCTGGAACGTATTCTCGAATTGGTGGTGCGCGCCAGCGCCCCTTTGCCCAGCGTCGCCGAGTTGTTCTTCTTCACCATTCCCACCGCGTTAACACTAACTATCCCAATGGGAGTCTTGGTTGGCATTCTGATTGGATTGAGCCGGCTTGCGGCGGACAGCGAAATCACCGCCATGCGGGCCAGCGGAATTGGCGCTTCGACATTCCTACGTATCACTTCAATCTTTGTTGTAGCAGCCTGGGGATTGGCGATGATCAATAACATTTACTGGGCGCCGGCCTCAGCCGCGGCACTCGATCGTCTTCAGGACAGGTTGAAGAGCTCGCAAGTGTCATTCGAAGTGCAGCCGCGGGTGTTCTACGAGGGGTTCAGAAATATCGTTCTGTATATTGGGGACGTCATCCCTACCTCCCGCTCGGCGGTGTGGAAGAACGTATTCATGGCGGATGTGAGCAATCCCTCCGCTCCGAAGATCATCATCGCTCAAGAGGGAATGGCGGTCAGCGACAGCCCTCAAACCGTGCACTTGCACTTGAAGAATGGTTCGCAACATGAAGTCGTTCCGCGCCACCCGGAACAGTATTCGATCACCAGTTTCGCGCAGACTGATATACCGATTCCGTTGCCCGCGCCGGAAAATCAGGGCCAGCTTCCGGTAGCAGAACTGGGAATGCGGGCATTGCTGCGAGATGCCGCTAAGGCCAAAGATCCCAATCAGTCGCGCCTCGACATGATTGAATTTCAGCGCAGGTTTGCGCTGCCCACGGCGTGCCTTGTGCTCGGATTGGTGGGAATCCCCCTGGGGCTTTCCTCGAAAAAGGGCGGTAAGTCCACCGGTGTAGTTCTCACTATCGTGCTGGTGTTTGCTTATTACTTCATTTCCCTGTTCGGAGTGTCGCTTGCGAGGCAGGGCAAGTTGTCTCCCGTCATAGGCGTATGGCTTGCGAATGCGCTCTTCTTTGCCGGAGGTTTGTTCCTGTTCTGGCGCGTGGACCGGATGCCCATGGAAATCGGTTCCGTGCGGAATCTCTGGTTGGATTTGCAGCAGCGGCTTGCCATGAAAAGGCAGGCCATGACCCGCGCCAGACAACGCAGCACGTTTGAGCGCGTCTACAGGCGTCGGCGTTTTTTCAGCATGGATTTTCCGCTGATTATTGACGACTACATACTGCGTGAGTTCGTCACCTACCTGGCCATGATCGTCAGCACGTTTCTGATCCTGGTGCTGGTTTTTACATTTTTTGAACTGTTGACCGACATTGTTCGCAATCACATCCCATTTGCGATTGTGGGCGAGTATTTGTTGACGGTGGCGCCTTATCTGATCTACAACACCACGCCCATCAGCATGCTGCTTGCAGTGCTGGTGACCTTGGGCCTGATGGAAAAGTCCAGCGAAATCACGGCGATGAAGGCCAGCGGCATCAGCATTTACCGTATCATTGCACCGCTACTGCTGATTGGGGCAGTGCTGGCAGGCGGCCTGTTTTTCTTTGATCAGTTCTATTTGCCGCGCGTGAACCGGAGGCAGGACGCATTACGCAACCTGATCAAGGGCAAGCCGCCGCAAACATATTTGCGTCCGGACCACCGCTGGATTGTGGGGCAAAACTCCACTATTTATTACTACGAGTTTTTTGACCCAGAATTCAATCACTTTGCCAAGATCCAGGCGTTCCAATTCAATCCCATCAACTTTCAGATTGCCAAGCGAGTTTATGCCGACCGGGCGCACTGGGAAGAAAGCTTACCCAATTGGGTGTTCGAACGCGGATGGTCGCGCACGTTCTACGGGTCAGCTATCAGGGATTACAACAAGTTTGATGTCTCAACGTTCGCGCAGCTAGATGAGCCCCCCAATTATTTCAAGAAGGAAGTGAAGCAATCCTCTGAAATGAACACCGAACAGCTGCGGCGTTACATTGACGACCTGGAGCAAGCCGGCTTCGATGTAGTGCGACTGAAAGTGCAGCTGCAGGAAAAGTTTTCTTTCCCGCTGGTAACAGTGGTCATGGCTTTGTTAGCAATTCCTTTTGCGCTCTCGGCAGGACGCCGGGGCGCACTAACAGGAGTGAGTATTGCCCTGGGCATCGCCGCTACGTACATGGTTGTGACTCGGCTTTTTGAGGCAATGGGAAATTTTAGCCAGCTGCCTCCGACGATGGCGGCGTGGTCCCCTGATCTGATTTTCGCACTAGTGGGAGGCTATCTGGTATTGAAGGTCCCGACGTAG
- a CDS encoding glycoside hydrolase family 57 protein, producing MPVIRVVILWHMHQPFYKDLIKGEYRLPWVRLHALKDYYGMVRLAQEIPQVHQTFNLVPSLITQIEDYVGGVARDPFFELAATPADELSPEARREALLYLFQANPVHLIGRYPRYRELWERYHGAGEDPARAVRFFQTQDYTDLQVLSQLAWFDEFFLEEPEIAALVRKARGFSSDDQKFVMAQQKILLARVLPEYAAAARSGVVEISTSPFYHPILPLLCDTNAAAVSSPGLPLPQNSFRHPEDARDQLQRGLDLHQRIFGVRPQGVWPSEGSVSEEVLSIASSLGVQWMATDEGVLGRTLGLNFSRDTSGRLPKDAPEKLYTIYRYEKDQAKMNLFFRDHTLSDLIGFVYSGMPAQDAVAHLIASIKQSAKPVIEKGRDAVVSIVLDGENAWEYYPQSGREFLRRFYSALAADPQIEALTATETIARHQEFGNLKSLVPGSWINSNFNVWIGAPEDNRSWDYLSDARKFYDQAAPIADPEQRKLAMEELLIAEGSDWNWWYGPEHHSANDREFDELYRQHLTNVYHALGAPPPAYLAHPIYSGVARPTFVPQTAYIHPKIEGDMVRYFAWLGAAMYTAARRAGAMHGKQFFLDSVFAGIDEINLYGRLDFAETPIQETFEIVVNIESESSGPTAETLRLEVSAENGAIRSWQLRPENGHAPMASSERNAQDAKLVLAKNFEFRLPLRWLHSEIGSQHSAADPSRRLRLRFSLWRDRLPIDALPLEGWITLRLVSEPELAASAFTA from the coding sequence ATGCCCGTGATTCGTGTAGTCATCCTGTGGCACATGCATCAGCCCTTTTATAAGGACCTGATCAAAGGTGAATACCGCCTGCCCTGGGTCCGTTTGCATGCGTTAAAGGACTACTACGGCATGGTCCGCCTGGCGCAGGAGATCCCGCAAGTCCACCAGACATTTAACCTGGTACCGTCCCTGATCACGCAAATTGAAGACTATGTTGGCGGAGTGGCGCGCGACCCGTTCTTTGAGCTGGCTGCCACCCCCGCCGACGAGCTTTCGCCGGAGGCACGTCGAGAGGCATTGCTGTACCTGTTTCAAGCTAATCCCGTACACCTGATTGGGCGCTATCCCCGCTACCGCGAGCTTTGGGAGCGCTACCACGGGGCGGGCGAGGATCCAGCCCGTGCGGTGCGTTTTTTTCAAACTCAGGACTATACCGATCTGCAAGTGCTTTCTCAGTTGGCGTGGTTTGACGAATTCTTCCTGGAAGAGCCGGAAATCGCCGCCTTGGTGCGCAAAGCACGGGGCTTTTCATCAGACGATCAGAAGTTTGTAATGGCACAGCAGAAAATCTTGTTGGCCCGTGTGCTGCCTGAGTATGCTGCTGCAGCGCGCAGCGGCGTGGTCGAAATCTCGACCTCTCCGTTCTACCACCCTATTCTCCCGTTGTTATGCGACACCAATGCCGCCGCGGTTTCCAGTCCCGGCCTGCCCCTTCCGCAAAACTCCTTCCGTCATCCCGAAGATGCCCGCGACCAACTGCAGCGGGGCCTCGATTTGCACCAGCGCATTTTTGGTGTGCGTCCACAAGGTGTCTGGCCATCGGAGGGCAGCGTCTCCGAGGAAGTACTCTCTATCGCCTCCAGCTTGGGCGTGCAGTGGATGGCAACTGACGAAGGCGTGCTCGGACGCACCCTGGGGCTAAATTTCTCGCGTGATACATCCGGCCGCCTTCCCAAGGATGCGCCCGAAAAGCTTTACACCATTTACCGCTATGAAAAAGATCAGGCGAAGATGAATTTGTTCTTCCGCGATCACACCCTTTCTGACCTGATCGGCTTTGTGTATTCCGGTATGCCCGCGCAAGATGCCGTGGCCCACCTAATCGCCAGCATTAAGCAATCAGCCAAGCCTGTGATCGAAAAGGGCCGCGATGCTGTGGTGTCAATTGTCCTGGATGGTGAAAACGCCTGGGAATACTATCCGCAGTCGGGACGGGAATTTCTCCGCCGGTTCTATTCTGCCCTCGCCGCCGATCCCCAGATCGAGGCGCTTACAGCGACTGAAACGATTGCCCGCCACCAGGAGTTCGGCAATCTTAAGTCACTGGTTCCGGGTTCATGGATCAATTCCAACTTTAATGTCTGGATTGGCGCACCGGAAGACAATCGCTCCTGGGATTACCTTTCCGACGCTCGTAAATTTTACGACCAGGCTGCGCCCATCGCCGACCCCGAACAGCGCAAACTTGCGATGGAAGAGCTCTTAATTGCCGAGGGCAGCGATTGGAATTGGTGGTACGGGCCTGAACACCACTCCGCCAACGATCGTGAATTCGATGAGCTTTATCGCCAGCACCTGACCAATGTTTATCATGCGCTGGGCGCGCCCCCGCCAGCGTACCTCGCGCATCCGATTTACAGTGGAGTTGCGCGCCCTACCTTCGTCCCGCAGACCGCATACATCCACCCCAAGATCGAAGGGGATATGGTGCGCTATTTTGCATGGCTGGGAGCGGCCATGTACACCGCGGCTCGTCGTGCTGGCGCTATGCATGGCAAGCAGTTTTTCCTGGATTCTGTCTTTGCGGGCATTGACGAAATTAATCTTTATGGCAGATTGGACTTCGCGGAAACTCCCATCCAGGAAACATTTGAAATTGTAGTGAACATTGAGAGCGAGTCTTCTGGGCCGACGGCAGAGACTCTGCGTCTGGAAGTTTCTGCAGAAAATGGGGCGATTCGTTCCTGGCAGCTGCGGCCAGAAAATGGGCATGCTCCCATGGCCAGCTCCGAAAGAAATGCCCAGGACGCCAAACTGGTTCTTGCGAAGAATTTTGAATTTAGGCTGCCGCTGCGCTGGTTGCATTCGGAAATAGGTTCCCAGCATTCTGCGGCCGATCCGTCGAGGAGGTTGCGGCTGCGATTCAGTCTTTGGCGGGACCGCCTTCCCATAGACGCTTTGCCATTGGAAGGCTGGATCACACTCAGGCTGGTGAGCGAGCCGGAACTGGCAGCCTCGGCATTCACCGCGTAA
- a CDS encoding DUF6569 family protein translates to MKRSKCYGAAIVVSAAALLLFWNSPQVKAGKLESTSDYRVLAPIRKGNLSIFPVVTSASHDTKEFLTLDEGLRSGEVVVTELGNIALVRPRSGHPVPDGQASRAEVNRLVLVNNSDRPLILLAGEIVTGGKQDRVIGKDRIVSPKSDPIDLSVFCVEPRRWTEKTAHFKPLATQMAQPAVRARAMADKDQGKVWSEVGNSAREMVAIIPMPQAVEVEKTSSYATVMSNQEVQKKIDAVAAPMEHDYQSVIRELRNHNAVGVVVAVNGQIIWADIFASANLLEKYWPKLVRSYSAEAVTTRGSHGEATLKEAQAFVDHTDGSREVAESEPGLYRHAEVSGDGFKVFELTSLLPKTGFSVHLAKMVV, encoded by the coding sequence ATGAAGCGGTCAAAGTGCTATGGTGCGGCGATTGTAGTGTCAGCAGCGGCGTTGTTGCTATTCTGGAACAGTCCACAAGTAAAAGCAGGAAAGCTGGAGAGTACATCCGATTACCGGGTGCTTGCGCCAATTCGCAAGGGCAATCTCAGCATTTTCCCAGTGGTCACATCCGCTTCGCACGACACCAAAGAATTCCTTACGCTGGATGAGGGCCTGCGTTCGGGCGAAGTGGTGGTCACGGAGCTCGGCAATATAGCACTGGTGCGGCCGCGCAGCGGTCATCCAGTCCCCGACGGTCAGGCCAGCCGGGCCGAAGTCAATCGTCTGGTTCTGGTAAACAATTCGGACCGACCTTTGATTCTGCTGGCCGGCGAAATCGTCACTGGAGGCAAGCAGGACCGTGTGATCGGCAAGGACCGCATTGTGTCTCCGAAGAGCGACCCCATTGACCTGAGCGTATTTTGCGTTGAGCCGAGGCGCTGGACTGAAAAAACAGCTCACTTCAAACCCTTGGCAACGCAGATGGCACAACCAGCAGTGCGAGCACGCGCGATGGCCGACAAGGACCAAGGCAAAGTATGGTCGGAGGTGGGCAATTCAGCCAGGGAGATGGTCGCGATCATTCCGATGCCGCAAGCGGTTGAGGTGGAAAAGACTTCTTCGTATGCCACGGTCATGAGCAACCAGGAAGTGCAAAAGAAAATTGATGCGGTGGCCGCTCCGATGGAACACGATTACCAAAGCGTCATCCGGGAGTTGCGTAACCACAACGCGGTCGGAGTGGTGGTGGCAGTGAACGGGCAAATCATCTGGGCGGACATATTTGCCAGCGCTAACCTGCTGGAAAAATATTGGCCCAAGCTTGTGCGCTCCTACTCGGCCGAGGCGGTGACGACGCGCGGCTCTCACGGCGAAGCTACTCTCAAGGAAGCTCAAGCTTTTGTGGACCACACGGATGGCAGCCGTGAAGTGGCAGAAAGCGAACCCGGGTTATACCGGCATGCGGAGGTCAGCGGAGATGGGTTCAAGGTGTTCGAATTGACTTCCCTGCTGCCCAAGACAGGATTTTCGGTGCATCTGGCGAAGATGGTGGTCTGA